Within the Ensifer canadensis genome, the region CCGAAGATCGCCTTCAGGAAGGAAAGCTCGCGCAGGATTTCCGTGCCGCCGATCATCGCCACCGCGGCGATGGCGATACCGGTGAGCGAACCCATGCCACCGAGAACAACGATCGCCAGAATGACCGCGGATTCGAGGAACACGAAGGATTCCGGCGAGACGAAACCCTGGCGCACGGCGAAGAACGAACCTGCGATGCCGCCGAACATGGCGCCCGTTGCAAAGGCGGTAAGCTTTGTCGTGACCGTGTTGATGCCGAGCGAGCGGCAGGCGATCTCGTCCTCGCGCAGCGCTTCCCAGGCGCGGCCGATCGGCATCCGGCGAAGGCGGATGGTGACGAAGGCCGTCAGCATGCAAAGGCCAAGGATCAAATAGAACAGGAAGATCTTGTAGTAGGCCGACGACATGGGGAGCCCCATCATCGCTGCAAAACCATCCTTGGAAGCGTCGAACTTGATGCCGAACAGGGTCGCCTTGGCGATGCCGGAGACGCCGAACGTTCCCTTGGTCACTTCGGTCCAGTTTATGAGGACAAGCCGTATGATTTCCCCGAAGGCGAGCGTGACGATCGCCAGGTAGTCACCCCTTAGCCGCAAGACCGGGAATCCGAGGACCATGCCCCAGCAGGCCGAGAGAATACCGGCAACCGGCAGCAGAACCCAGAAGGAGAGCCCGAAATAAGTCGACAGCAGCGCGTAGGAATAGGCACCCACCGCGTAGAAGGCGACATAGCCGAGGTCCAGCAGACCTGCCAGGCCGACGACGATGTTGAGGCCCCAGGCGAGCATCACGTAGATCAGGATCTGGACGCCGAAATTGTCGACCCACTTCAGCGAGCCCTGCGCACCGACGAGCGCCACGATCACAGGCGGATAGAGAACGAGCGCAATGATCGCGATCTTCGAGAAATTGCGCTTGAAGAAGCTCTCTTCCCTAACGACCTCCTCCGCTTCGGCCTTGGCGGCCTTGCGGCGCGCCATTGCCGGCTGGATATAGGCGACCATCAGGAACCGGCCGACGGCGGCGACGATCACGAAGATCGCAAGCAGACCCCAGCGCTGGTTGAGGACCAGCTCGTTGCGAATGTTCTGGTCGCTCTTCAGGCCGACGAACAAGACGAAGAGGCCGAGAGAGATAAGGCCCGCGAAGACAGCCTCGCGCAGGGCCCGCGCCGTCAGATCACTGCCGGCGCTTGCAGATGTAGAAGCAATGTTTGCCATTGATTTATACCTTCTCGACTTCCGGTCGTCCGAGTATGCCAGACGGCTTGAAGATCAGGACGATTGCGAGAATGGAGAACGTCGCAACATCCTTGTAGTCGATGGTGAAATAAGCGGACCAGAGGGACTCGATGAGGCCGATCAGCAACCCGCCGAGAACAGCGCCCGGCAAGGAGCCGATGCCGCCAAGAACAGCTGCAGTAAAGGCCTTGACCCCCGGAACAAATCCGTCGGTGAAGACGACCACACCATAATACATCAAGTACATGGTGCCGGCGACAGCAGCGAGCGCTGCGCCCATGATGAAGGTCACCGAGATGGTACGGTCGACGTCAACACCCAGGAGGGCCGCCATCTTGCGGTCCTGTTCCGTTGCGCGCTGAGCGCGCCCGAGCGGCGTCTTGTTGACGATGTACCAGAACACGGACAACAGGATCGCCGTGATGATGATGATGATGATCTGCTTCAGCGAGATCGTGATGCCCAACACCTCGTAAACCGAGGAAACGAGCGGCGGGATCGGCTTGTTGCGCGGTCCCTGCGTCACCTGGATGAAGTTCGACAGGGCGATCGACATGCCGATTGCCGTGATTAGCGGAGCCAGGCGGAACGAACCGCGTAGCGGCCGGTAAGCCACCCGCTCGATGGTCCAGTTCCAGAGCGCCGCCGTCAGCATGCCGACGATCATCATCAGCAACAGGGCAAGTACAACCGGTATGCCAGCCATGAATGTTGTGAGAAGCAGAAAGACAATCAAAGCGGCAAAACCGCCGAGCATGAAGATATCGCCGTGGGCGAAGTTGATCATGCCAATGATGCCGTAGACCATGGTATAACCAATTGCGATCATACCATAAATAGACCCAAGAGTCAGCCCATTGACGAGCTGCTGGACGAAATACTCCATCAATCTTCCCCTGGACCAGATCCATAAGGTCCGGTCTCTTGTTTTTTGAGCTCATTGTTGAGCGTTCTGTTGATCGATTCCATACCTCTTTCAAACGAAAAGAAAAGCTAAAAAACGTGGGAGCGGCAAAATCTTCGCCTATAAAATCGATTTGACGCTTTTGAAGTCATAAAAAACAAAAAAAATGCACGTCTCGCCTGGGGAATAGTCAACTTTAGTCTAAAACCGCGTGCAATCCGGCCTGTGGATGAATCGGCAAGCAACAAGACCAGCTCGCCGATTTGCCTCCCGTCAACCACGCATGCGCTCACCGTTTGCGTCGAACAATGGGTAGGGTTGCAACCGCGCCGGCAGGATCTCACCGAGCAGTTCGATCGCCCAGCCTGCCTCTTCATCAGCGATCTCCTTGGGCACGTAACCAAGCGCCACCGACACCCCGCTGGCGTGGGCATAGCCGCCGGATGTCACCCAACCGCGCACCGCGCCGTCGAAATAGATCGGTTCGTCGCCGATGACATCGGCATCGCGCGTCTCGAGCAGGAAGGTGCGCAGACGAAGCTGTCCGCCTTCTGCCTTCTCGCGCATTGCCGCCGCCTTTCCGATGAAACCCGCCGGTTTACCGAGCGCCACAAACCTGCCAAGGCCGGCCTCCAGCGGACCGTAGAGCGGCCGAAACTCGCGCGACCAGCTGCCGAACGATTTTTCGACCCTGAGGGCATTGAGGGCGCGAAGGCCAAACAGCCGGATGCCGAAGGCCGCACCCTTTTCCAGGATCAGATCGAACAGGTAGCGCTGGTATTCCGGCTTCATCCAGATCTCGTAGCCGACGTCACCGGTATAGCTGACCCGACCGACGATCGCCGGCGCCATACCGAGATTCATCCGGCGAATATCCATGAACGCAAAGGCCTTATCACCGACGTCGAGATGGGTCAGCGCCGCCAGCACGTCCCGCGCCTTCGGCCCGGCGATCGACAGCCCGACAAGCTCCAGCTTCAACGGACGGATCGAGACCGAGCCATTCTCTGGCAGGTGCGCCTCGAACCAGCGCATATGATAATCCTCGGCGATGCCGGAGCCGATGAGGAGGAAATCCTGTTCACCGAGCTTGGCGAGCGTGAAGTCGCCGATCAGCTTGCCATCGTCTTTCAGCATCGGCGCCAGCGACATCCGCCCCACAGCCGGGATACGGCAGGCGAGCATCCCATCGAGCCAGGCTTCCGCCCCCGCCCCCTTGATCTCGTATTTGGCAAAGCCGGAGGTTTCCATCAGCCCGACAGCGGCGCGCACCGCGCGGGCTTCGTCGCCGACCGTGTCGAAATCGGTCGAGCGGCGCCAGGAGAAGTGATCCTCGACACCGGCAGGTGCAAACCACAGCGGCGTTTCCAGGCCATAGGAAGCACCGAACACGGCACCGGCCGCCTTCAACCGGTCATAGATCGGCGTCGTGAGCAGCGGCCGTGCGGCCGGCAGCTCCTCGTTCGGATAACGGATGGAAAAACGGCGCGAATAGTTCTCGCGCACCTTGGCGTTGGTATAGGCAAGCGTGGCGAAATCGCCATAACGCGCCACGTCCATGGCAAAGACGTCGAAGCCGGGATCGCCGTCTATCATCCAGTTGGCAAGCGCCAGGCCGACGCCGCCGCCCTGGCTGAAGCCGGCCATGACGGCACAAGCCGACCAGAAATTGCGCAGCCCCCGCACCGGCCCGACCAGCGGGTTTCCATCCGGCGAAAAGGTGAAGGGCCCGTTGATGACCTTCTTGATGCCGGCTCTGTTGAAGGCCGGGAAATGCCGGAAGCCGACCTCGAGTTCCGGCGAGATGCGGTCGATGTCCTCGGCCAGCAGCTCATGGCCGAAATCCCAGGGTGTCGTCACCGGCGACCAGGGGCGGCAGGCTTTCTCATAGGTGCCCATCAACATGCCATTGCGCTCTTGGCGCAAGTAAATCTCGCCATCGAAATCGACACAGTGCATCAGCTCCTTGCCGCGCGTCTGGTTGAACTCGATGACCTCGGGCATATCTTCGGTGATGAGATACATATGCTCCATCGCCAGAACGGGCAGCTCCAGCCCGACCATGCGGCCGACCTCGCGCGCCCAGAGGCCCGCGGCGTTGACCACATGCTCTGCAATGATTTCGCCCTGATTGGTGATGACGCGCCAGGATCCGTCCTCGCGCTGCACGAGATCCTCGACCTTTGTGTGCAGATAGATCTCGGCCCCATTCTTCTTGGCCGACTTGGCATAGGCATGGGTCGTTCCATAGGGATCGAGATGGCCCTCGACCGGGTCGAACACCGCGCCAACGAACTGATCTGGATCCAGCAGCGGCATCAGGTCGTGCGCTTCCTTGGGCGTCAGCAGCTCGGCCTCGAGCCCCATGTAGCGGCCCTTGGCGAGGATCGACTTCATCCAGTCGAAACGCTCCTTGGTCGCGGCCAGCATCATGCCCGACGTCATGTGCAGGCCGATGTCCTGGCCGGAATATTCCTCGATCTCCTTGTAGAGTTCGACGGTGTATTTCTGCAGCTTGGCGACGTTGGGGTCGCCGTTGATCGTGTGCATGCCACCGGCGGCATGCCAGGTCGAACCGGAGGTCAGCTCCGATCGCTCCAGCAGCACCACGTCGGTCCAGCCGAACTTCGTGAGATGGTAGAGGATCGAGCAACCGACAACGCCGCCACCGATCACGACGACTCTGGCATGGCTTTTCATGCGCACACTCCGCTTTCCCGCGCATCCGGGCGAAGCGCGGCTCAGTTTTCAGGAAGAAAGGGTCAGGCACGACTACCGCCCACCCGGTCTGTTCAGGCACGGGAACAGCGTGCGGCGAGCAGGGCAAAGCCTAGTCAGAAAGATGGCCGCGTTAAAGACGTGGCTGCGAAGAACGCTTGTCCGTTTCCGCCATCTGCTGGCGGGTTGGCGACCCAAATGCGGCATTCGATGCCGCATTTGATTTTAGTCGGAAAAAGCGGCCGAAAGGTCGAACGCGCGGCCCATCGCCATCAGGTCGTCGAAGAGCGATTCGGCAAAGCTGCGCGAAACGATCAACTCGAATGCGTTCTCGCCGGTGCGCGCCAGGTTGATGCCGATATGGCCGCAAAGCACATTGGTGCTGCCACCCAGTGCGAAGGCCGCAGGGTGGAGATCGACGCCGATGCCCTTGGCCAGGATCTGCCGCACGGACGGCCCGGAGAGGCGCAACAGAACGCGGCCGTCGCTCTGGTCGACGACATGCGCCTGCGTGCCACACAGCATATCGAGACGGCGCATGAGCCCGACTGGCGTATCGACCTGCGACACCACCAGCCACTCGCCGGGTCCGCAATAACGCAACGACAGGTCGGGTGTCGACGAAAGCGCCCGTTGTACCGCCGCTTCAAGTCCGACATGGGCGAGCACAGTCGCGATTGCCTGCCAATGGCCGACCTCGAGGTGATCCGCATTCGCGGGCTTCGGGGTGCCGCGCAGCTTCTGGTCGAGCGCATGGCGGTTGTTGTAGTCGCGAACCATCACCGCCTCCTCAGGCTTTCAGCTTCTTGTTTTCGGGATCGACGAACGCCGGGTCGCAGACCTCGGCGATGACCTCGTGATCGCGCAGCTTGTCCCAGACGACGATCTTTTCGCCGTAGCGCTCGCGCCCGGACTTGAGGAAGGCAAGCGCGATGTGCTGCCCCAAAACCGGCGAATAGCCGGCGGAGCTGACCCAGCCCTGATCGTTGAGCGTCGACGGCTTCATGCCTTCTTTCAGAAGATGAGCGCCGGCACGCATGTCCTTGTCCTTGTCCACCGGCCTCAGCCCGACAAGCTGCATACGGTCTGCCGCCGTCAGGCCGTAGCGTGCGGACAGATGTTTGCCGATAAAATCGGGTTTCTGCGCCGAAAACATGCGCCCAAGCCCGGCATCGTCGGGTGTCACGCGGCCGTCGAATTCCGCATGAGTCAGAAGCCCCTTTTCAAGCCGCAGCACGTTCAATGCCTCGACACCGTAGGCGCAGATATCATGCGCTCGCCCGGCCTCCATGATCTGCTCGGCAACCGCTTCACCGTAACCGGCGGGAACGGCAAGTTCGAAGGCCAATTCGCCGGAAAATGAGATGCGGAACAGCCGGGCGTGGATGCCGCCGCGAAGCGCCGTTGCGCGTGCCGACAGGAACGGGAAAGCCGTTTCCGAGATATCCTCGTCGACCAGTTGCTGCAGCACATCGCGCGCCTTCGGGCCGGCAATCGCCATCTGCGCCCACTGATCGCTTGACGAGCAGAACCTGACCTTGAGATCGGGCCACAGCACCTGCGCGCAATAATCGATGTGGGACATGACCGCGCCGGCCATGGCAGTGGTCGTCGTCACGAAGAAGTGGTCCTCCGCCAGCCGGCTCACGGTGCCGTCGTCGAAGACGAAGCCGTCCTCGCGCAGCATCAATCCGTAACGGGCCTTGCCGACCGGCAGCTTCAGCATGGCGTTGCAATAGAGCCGGTTGAGAAACTCCGCCGCGTCAGCTCCGAAAACCTCGATCTTGCCGAGCGTCGACACATCGCAGAGCCCGACATTGGCGCGAACATTGAGGACCTCGCGGTCGACGCTTTCGCGCCAGGTCTTTTCGCCGGCGCGCGGGAACCAGGCCGAGCGGAACCAGAGGCCGGAATCGACGAAGGTCGCGCCGTGCTTCTTCGCCCATTCGTGTAGCGGCGACTTGCGGGTCGGCGTCGCGTGGCTGTCGCGGGATGTCCCCGCCAGCGCACCGAAGGAGACCGGCGTGTAGAACGGCCGGAACGTGGTCGTGCCGACCTCGGCCGGACTCACCCCACGCATGCCGGCGAGAATGCCGACCGCATTGATATTGGAAAGCTTGCCCTGGTCGGTCGCCATGCCGCTGGTGGTATAGCGTTTGGCGTGCTCCACATGGCCGAAACCCTCGCGCAGCGCGAGACCGAGATCCTTCGCGTGCACATCGTTCTGGAAATCCACGAAGGCCTTCGACTTGGCGCCGGGCACATACCATACAGCAGCAAACGAAGGTTCAACCTCGGGCTCAGTCACCGGCAGCAGTGCTGCGGCCGCGTTGAAGCCAAGCTCTGAGGCAATCGCAGTCGCCTTCTCGGCACCGTCGCGCAGGCAGCCGGCAAGCGTGTAGACACCATTGGCCGCTCCAGCGACCCGAAGGGCATTGCCGACATCGGGTGCTGCGAATGCCTTAAGGGTATCCGACCACACCGGCCGAGCGCCGCGCTGGCAGGCGAGATGAATGACCGGGCTCCAACCACCGGACATGCCAAGCGCATCGCAGGCGATCAGTTCCTCAAAGCCCGAGCGCTCGACGACGATGCCCGACAGCCGCCTCCTGCCCCTGGTGTCGACGATCGAGCCGGAGCGGATCACCCGCACGCCATCGGGTGCGACATCGTTGGTCTCCGGTCGGCTGTCGATGATAGTCGAAACCGCAACGCCCTTCGCCGACAGGTCGCGAGCCGTGCGATAGCCGCTGCTGCCGCTGGTGAAGATTGCAACCGACTTGCCGGCAGAAACGCCATAACGCTTAGCGTAGGTCGAAACGGCGCCGGCCATCATCACGCCGGGGCGATCATTGCCGCCAAACACCAGCGGCCGCTCTTCAGCGCCGGTCGCCAGCAGAGCGCGCTTGGCGGCAATGCGCCACACGCGTTCGGTCGGCAGCTTGGTCGATGGCTCGGCCACATGTTTCTGCACGCGCTCGACCGCACCGAAGACATTGTCGTCATACCAGCCGAAGACCGTGGTGCGCGGCAGAAGCGTGACGTTTTCGAGTGACTTCAGTTCAGCGACGGCACGATCTGCAAACGCGGGCGCCGACGCACCGTCAACCGTTTCGGTTTCCGACAGCAGCGATCCGCCGAGGCGAAAATCCTCATCCGCCAGGATAACGCGAAGCCCGGCGCGACCGGCCGTCAAGGCGGCCATCAGACCCGCCGGTCCGCCGCCGACGACGAGCAAATCGCAGAAGGCCCAGGATTTTTCATAGCTCTCGGGGTCGCGTTCCAGCACCGCCCGCCCGAGACCGGCGGCCCGCCGGATCACCGGCTCATAAAGCTTTTCCCAGAGTTGGCGGGGCCACATGAAGGTCTTGTAGTAGAAGCCGGCGCCGAGAAACGGCGAAAGCAGGCCGTTGACCGCGCAGACATCGAACCCGAGCGATGGCCAGCGGTTCTGGCTCTTCGCCGTCAAGCCGGCATAGAGCTCGGCGACCGTCGCCTTGGTATTCGGATCGCTGCGGGCGCCCGAACCAAGGGTCACGAGCGCGTTCGGCTCCGACGGCCCGGCACTGACGATGCCGCGCGGCCGGTGGTACTTGAAGCTGCGGCCGACCAGCATCTGGTCGTTGGCAAGCAAGGCAGAGGCAAGCGTATCGCCGGCAAAGCCGCGCAGCGGGTTGCCGTCGAAGGTGAAGCTCAGCACTTTGCTGCGATCGACAAGACCGCCGGCGGACAGGCGATAAGCGGTCATCGCTGCGCCTCACGCGCCGCGGCCGCACCGTCGACAGCCGAATAGACCTCATGGGTGACCGTGTCGCGTTCGACAACCAGGAACCGGCGACAGCCGGCAACATGATGCCAATGTTCTACCGTTCGGCCGCGTGGGTTGGCGCGCACATAGACATAGTCATGCCAGGCTTCATCCGAGGCTGAAGGCGCCGGCCGAATGACCGACGCATCGCCACGGATTGCGAACTCTTCCTTCGGGCGGACCCCGCAATGGGGACAGGTGATCAGGCTTGCCATTGTCTTCCGTATCCTGGAGCCTCAACACAGCTCCCTCAATATTCCTGGTCAGCCGGATGGTCGTCATCCGGCTCGCGCCGATCTAGAGCGCCGTGCGTTCAGATGAACGCACAAAGGACGCTCTAGCACTTTGATTCTAGAGCATCTTATCCGCTTTCAGTGATTCCACTTGAAAGCGGGATGCTCTAGTGAAGATTGGGCTGCGGCCCGGCCCCTGCCTCGTCGACCGCATAGCCCCGCGCGAAACGATCGAGCCGCAGGGCGCGCGCCACCGGGTGGGTGTCGTTCCTGGCGATGAGATGCGCGAAACAGTAGCCCGAGGCCGGCGTCGCCTTGAAGCCGCCGTAGCACCAACCGCAATTGAGGTA harbors:
- the livM gene encoding high-affinity branched-chain amino acid ABC transporter permease LivM translates to MANIASTSASAGSDLTARALREAVFAGLISLGLFVLFVGLKSDQNIRNELVLNQRWGLLAIFVIVAAVGRFLMVAYIQPAMARRKAAKAEAEEVVREESFFKRNFSKIAIIALVLYPPVIVALVGAQGSLKWVDNFGVQILIYVMLAWGLNIVVGLAGLLDLGYVAFYAVGAYSYALLSTYFGLSFWVLLPVAGILSACWGMVLGFPVLRLRGDYLAIVTLAFGEIIRLVLINWTEVTKGTFGVSGIAKATLFGIKFDASKDGFAAMMGLPMSSAYYKIFLFYLILGLCMLTAFVTIRLRRMPIGRAWEALREDEIACRSLGINTVTTKLTAFATGAMFGGIAGSFFAVRQGFVSPESFVFLESAVILAIVVLGGMGSLTGIAIAAVAMIGGTEILRELSFLKAIFGPDFTPELYRMLIFGLAMVVVMVWKPRGFVGSREPTAFLRERKAISGSFTKEGHG
- a CDS encoding branched-chain amino acid ABC transporter permease, translating into MEYFVQQLVNGLTLGSIYGMIAIGYTMVYGIIGMINFAHGDIFMLGGFAALIVFLLLTTFMAGIPVVLALLLMMIVGMLTAALWNWTIERVAYRPLRGSFRLAPLITAIGMSIALSNFIQVTQGPRNKPIPPLVSSVYEVLGITISLKQIIIIIITAILLSVFWYIVNKTPLGRAQRATEQDRKMAALLGVDVDRTISVTFIMGAALAAVAGTMYLMYYGVVVFTDGFVPGVKAFTAAVLGGIGSLPGAVLGGLLIGLIESLWSAYFTIDYKDVATFSILAIVLIFKPSGILGRPEVEKV
- a CDS encoding GcvT family protein, with translation MKSHARVVVIGGGVVGCSILYHLTKFGWTDVVLLERSELTSGSTWHAAGGMHTINGDPNVAKLQKYTVELYKEIEEYSGQDIGLHMTSGMMLAATKERFDWMKSILAKGRYMGLEAELLTPKEAHDLMPLLDPDQFVGAVFDPVEGHLDPYGTTHAYAKSAKKNGAEIYLHTKVEDLVQREDGSWRVITNQGEIIAEHVVNAAGLWAREVGRMVGLELPVLAMEHMYLITEDMPEVIEFNQTRGKELMHCVDFDGEIYLRQERNGMLMGTYEKACRPWSPVTTPWDFGHELLAEDIDRISPELEVGFRHFPAFNRAGIKKVINGPFTFSPDGNPLVGPVRGLRNFWSACAVMAGFSQGGGVGLALANWMIDGDPGFDVFAMDVARYGDFATLAYTNAKVRENYSRRFSIRYPNEELPAARPLLTTPIYDRLKAAGAVFGASYGLETPLWFAPAGVEDHFSWRRSTDFDTVGDEARAVRAAVGLMETSGFAKYEIKGAGAEAWLDGMLACRIPAVGRMSLAPMLKDDGKLIGDFTLAKLGEQDFLLIGSGIAEDYHMRWFEAHLPENGSVSIRPLKLELVGLSIAGPKARDVLAALTHLDVGDKAFAFMDIRRMNLGMAPAIVGRVSYTGDVGYEIWMKPEYQRYLFDLILEKGAAFGIRLFGLRALNALRVEKSFGSWSREFRPLYGPLEAGLGRFVALGKPAGFIGKAAAMREKAEGGQLRLRTFLLETRDADVIGDEPIYFDGAVRGWVTSGGYAHASGVSVALGYVPKEIADEEAGWAIELLGEILPARLQPYPLFDANGERMRG
- a CDS encoding sarcosine oxidase subunit gamma gives rise to the protein MVRDYNNRHALDQKLRGTPKPANADHLEVGHWQAIATVLAHVGLEAAVQRALSSTPDLSLRYCGPGEWLVVSQVDTPVGLMRRLDMLCGTQAHVVDQSDGRVLLRLSGPSVRQILAKGIGVDLHPAAFALGGSTNVLCGHIGINLARTGENAFELIVSRSFAESLFDDLMAMGRAFDLSAAFSD
- a CDS encoding sarcosine oxidase subunit alpha family protein codes for the protein MTAYRLSAGGLVDRSKVLSFTFDGNPLRGFAGDTLASALLANDQMLVGRSFKYHRPRGIVSAGPSEPNALVTLGSGARSDPNTKATVAELYAGLTAKSQNRWPSLGFDVCAVNGLLSPFLGAGFYYKTFMWPRQLWEKLYEPVIRRAAGLGRAVLERDPESYEKSWAFCDLLVVGGGPAGLMAALTAGRAGLRVILADEDFRLGGSLLSETETVDGASAPAFADRAVAELKSLENVTLLPRTTVFGWYDDNVFGAVERVQKHVAEPSTKLPTERVWRIAAKRALLATGAEERPLVFGGNDRPGVMMAGAVSTYAKRYGVSAGKSVAIFTSGSSGYRTARDLSAKGVAVSTIIDSRPETNDVAPDGVRVIRSGSIVDTRGRRRLSGIVVERSGFEELIACDALGMSGGWSPVIHLACQRGARPVWSDTLKAFAAPDVGNALRVAGAANGVYTLAGCLRDGAEKATAIASELGFNAAAALLPVTEPEVEPSFAAVWYVPGAKSKAFVDFQNDVHAKDLGLALREGFGHVEHAKRYTTSGMATDQGKLSNINAVGILAGMRGVSPAEVGTTTFRPFYTPVSFGALAGTSRDSHATPTRKSPLHEWAKKHGATFVDSGLWFRSAWFPRAGEKTWRESVDREVLNVRANVGLCDVSTLGKIEVFGADAAEFLNRLYCNAMLKLPVGKARYGLMLREDGFVFDDGTVSRLAEDHFFVTTTTAMAGAVMSHIDYCAQVLWPDLKVRFCSSSDQWAQMAIAGPKARDVLQQLVDEDISETAFPFLSARATALRGGIHARLFRISFSGELAFELAVPAGYGEAVAEQIMEAGRAHDICAYGVEALNVLRLEKGLLTHAEFDGRVTPDDAGLGRMFSAQKPDFIGKHLSARYGLTAADRMQLVGLRPVDKDKDMRAGAHLLKEGMKPSTLNDQGWVSSAGYSPVLGQHIALAFLKSGRERYGEKIVVWDKLRDHEVIAEVCDPAFVDPENKKLKA
- a CDS encoding sarcosine oxidase subunit delta; amino-acid sequence: MASLITCPHCGVRPKEEFAIRGDASVIRPAPSASDEAWHDYVYVRANPRGRTVEHWHHVAGCRRFLVVERDTVTHEVYSAVDGAAAAREAQR